The proteins below are encoded in one region of Juglans microcarpa x Juglans regia isolate MS1-56 chromosome 4D, Jm3101_v1.0, whole genome shotgun sequence:
- the LOC121261552 gene encoding uncharacterized protein LOC121261552 has translation MTIINVQGDARGESSRGKGVGRGVQARRFVPYSCRARRPRGVRINSYHSSTSDADKSGSDDSTQPPSHPWEPPCPIHQPPPHANIESSLVREPEPNREDIGTIIICVLFQ, from the exons ATGACGATTATCAATGTTCAAG GTGATGCAAGGGGAGAAAGTTCCCGAGGAAAAGGTGTTGGAAGAGGTGTTCAGGCTAGAAGATTTGTCCCATACTCATGTAGAGCCCGTCGACCCCGAGGAGTTCGTATCAATTCATACCATAGCTCAACTTCAGATGCAGATAAGTCAGGCTCGGATGACTCAACGCAGCCTCCTAGTCATCCATGGGAGCCTCCATGTCCCATTCATCAGCCCCCACCCCATGCCAATATAGAATCCTCACTCGTAAGAGAACCTGAACCGAACAGAGAGGATATCGGTACGATCATCATTTGCGTGTTATTTCAATAA